GGGACGCGCGGTGACGATGGCCGTCGACGCCAGCTACCGGGTCGAGCCGAGCGAGGCGTTGATCGGAGACCTGAAGGTGGTCCTCGGCGCCCGCGCGGTGACGGCATGAGCGACCCCACGACCGATGAAGGAGGCCGGGCCATGACGCCGGACGAGCAGAGGCACCCCACGCCGCCCACGCCGCCCGTGGCGCCCGTGCGCGAGCACGTGCGCAGTCACCACGGCGACGAGGTCGTCGACCCCTACGAGTGGTTGCGTGACGGCGAGGACCCGGACGTGCTGGCCCACCTCGAGGCGGAGAACGCCTACGCCGAGGCGTCGACGGAGCACCTGGCTCCCCTTCGCCGACGGCTCTTCGACGAGATCAAGGAGCGCACCCTCGAGACCGACCTGTCGGTGCCGGTCGCGTCGGGTCAGTGGTGGTACTACGCCCGCACGGTCGAGGGTCAGCAGTACGCGATCCACTGTCGCGCGCCGTTGACCGATGCGAGGGCCGTGCCCGAGCTGGATCCGAGTGAGCCGTTGCCCGGTGAGGTCGTCCTGCTCGACGGCAACGCGCTCGCGGACGGGCACGAGTTCTTCTCCCTCGGCGGTCTCGAGGTCAGCCACGACCACTCCCGCCTCGCCTACGCCGTCGACGTCACCGGTGACGAGCGTTTCGACGTGCGCGTGGTCGACATCGCCTCCGGAGACCTCCTCGACGAGGCCGTGACCGGTGCCGGGTACGGGTTGGCCTTCTCCCGCGAGGGGGACCACCTCTTCCACGTCGGCGTCGACGACGCGTGGCGTCCGCACGAGGTGTGGCGCCACGAGGTCGGCACCGCCCGCGAGGACGACGTGCTCGTCCACCGCGAGGAGGACGAGCGGTTCTGGATGGGGCTGGGCACCAGCCGCGACGACCGCTGGATCGTGCTCGCCCTCGGATCCAAGACGACCTCGGAGATGCACCTCATCGACGCCGCCGACCCGACGGCGCCGGCCCGGTGCGTCGCACCACGGCGGGAGGGCATCGAGTACGACGTCGAGCCGGCCGCCGACCACCTGCTCATCGTGCACAACGAGCGTCAGCCCGAGGGCGACCTCGCCTGGGCGCCGCTCGACGCGACGAGCCGGGACCAGTGGCAGCCGCTCCTGCAGCGGGCCGAGGACGAGCGCTTCATCGGCGTCGATGCCTTCGACGACTTCGCCGTGCTGTCCTTGCGGGCCGGTGGCCTGCCGGCGCTTCGGATCCTGCCCCGGGGGGTGAGGTCCGCCCCCTTCGCCGCCTCCGACTACGGCAGCCCCGTCGACGTCTCCTTCGACGACGAGCTGCACTCCGTGGCCCTCGGGCCGGTTGCCGAGATGGGCACCGACCGCATCCGGGTGATCCACGAGTCGTGGGTCAGCCCCCGCTCCGTCCTCGACGTCGTCGTGGCGACCGGCGAGCGGGTCGTCCTCAAGCGCCAGCGTGTCCTCGGCGGCATCGACCCGGCCGACTACGAGCAGCAGCGCACCTGGGCCACGGCGCCGGACGGGACGCAGGTGCCCGTCTCCCTCGTCATGCGTCGCGGCACTCGGGCCGACGGCACCAACCCCGGCCTGCTCTACGGGTACGGCAGCTACGAGATGAGTTTCGACCCGTACTTCTCCATCGCGCGTCTGTCGCTGCTCGACCGGGGCGTCGTCTACGCCGTGGCGCACGTGCGCGGCGGCGGCGAGCTCGGCCGGCACTGGTACGACGACGGCAAGATGCTGGCGAAGAAGAACACCTTCACCGACTTCGTCGCCGCCGCTGAGCACCTCCACGAGAGCGGCTGGGTGGCGCGTGACCGCCTGGCGGCCGAAGGGGGGTCCGCCGGCGGTCTCCTCGTCGGCGCCGCGACCAACGTGGCACCCGACCGCTTCGCGGCGGTTCTGGCGGCGGTGCCCTTCGTCGACACCCTGACCACGATCCTGCGCCCTGACCTGCCGCTGACGGTGCAGGAGTGGGAGGAGTGGGGCGACCCGCTGCACGACCCCGAGGTCTATGCCTACATGCGCAGCTACACGCCGTACGAGAACGTCGCGGCCGTGCCCTACCCGGCGATCCTCGCCACGACGTCGCTGCACGACACCCGCGTGTACTTCACCGAGCCGGCGAAGTGGACCGCCCGACTGCGGGCGGTGACCGATCACGACGCGGACCGGCCGATCCTGCTGCGCACCGAGATGAGCGCCGGGCACGGTGGCCGCTCCGGCCGGTACGACGCGTGGGAGCAGACCGCGTGGGAGTGGGCCTGGCTGCTCGACCGACTCGGGGCCGTCGACCCGGTGGACTGAGCGCGATCGGTCGAGTTCGCGTGGGCCCGTCCGTCAGGTCGACGTGCGGGTCGGTTGGTCCGTCCACGGCAGCGATGACGGCAGGTCGTGGGGCACGGTTCCCGGGAAGTTCGGTGGGCGCTTGTCGAGGAAGGAGCGCACTCCCTCGATGGCGTCGGGGTTGGTGGGGAGGTCGCGGATGAGTTGCGAGTCGACCTCGTGGGCGGGGAAGGGAGAGGGCTCGCCGGCCAGTCGGGCGAGCATCTGTCGGGTGACGGCCACCGACACGGGTGCGGTGGTGTCGCGGATGTCGTGGGCCAGTGCCCGGGCTGCCCGGTGCACGTCGTGCGGTGCGTGGACGGATGTGAGCAGGCCGGATGCGAGGGCTTCGTCGGCGTCGAAGATCCGGCCGCTGATCATCCAGTCGCTGGCTCTGGTCATCCCGACCAGGCGTGGGAGGTACCAGGCGGATGCGCCCTCGGGGTAGATGCCCCGGCGGGTGAAGACGAGGCCGAAGCGTGAGTCGGTCGCGGCCAGGCGGAAGTCGCAGGAGAGGGTGATCGTCAGGCCTCCTCCCACGGCGGCGCCGTGGATGGCAGCGATGACGGGGGTGTTCATCAGGTGGATGGTCCGCGAGCAGCGTCCAGCGGGTTCCTGCCAGTGGTCCTGACCGGAGGTCTCGTCCCCTGCGCTGACGTCGAAGCCGCCCCCGCTCAGGTCGGCGCCGACGCAGAAGTCGGTGCCTGCGCCGGTGAGGATGACCACGCGCACGTCCTCGTCGCGATCGGCTCGCTGCAGCGCGTCCTCGAGCTCGTCGGACATGCGCAGGGTGTACCCGTTGCGCGCCTGCGGACGGTCCAGCCGGATCGTCGCGATCCGCTCCTCGACCTCGTAGGTGATGTCGCCGTAGTCACTGATGTCCATGCTCACTCATCTCCCGGTCGCCCGGATCGAGCTCGGCGGCCAGCATCTGCGACCAGGTGCGCACGATGCGGCGGCGGCGTTTGGAGTCGTCGGATAGCAGGTCCGCCAGTGCCAGACCACGGGCCAGGTCCAGCGTGGTCTGGATGAGCGTCCGCGCGTGAGGGTCGTGGTCATCGACCCCGAGGTGCTCCACGGCGGCCGCGTGCACCGACCGCGCGAAGCGACGCTCGAGCGGCTGGATGATCTGCAGCATGTGCGGGTCCGATGCCGCCGCGACCCATGCCTGCAGAGCCGCCCTGAAGAGGTCGCCCATGTAGAGCTCGACCAGTGTCGCCACCACGGCGTGCACGCGCTCGGCACCGGTCAACTGGGGCGGCGTCATGGCCTCGACCATCAGCCGCCGTTCGTCGAACATGTGCTCCAGCGCGGCGACGACCAGTTCCTCACGCGTCGGGAAGTGGTGCTGCAGGGCGCCGCGACTGATGCCGGCGTCGGCGGCGATGACCGAGACGGTCGCTGCGGACCACCCGCGGGTGGCCACGCAGTGCACGGTCGACTCGAGCAGGCGCTGGCGGGTGGCCCGGCTGCGGTCCTGCTTCGGCTCGAGGCTCACGCCGACCAGCGGGGTGCGCGTCGCTGAAGGAAGGCGGTCATGCCCTCCTTGGCCTCCTCGCTGGAGAACAGGCGCGAGGACTGCGCGGCCACCCGATCACGGTGCTCGTCCAGGTGGGCGAGCAGCTCGTGGTTGACGAGCGCCTTGCTCTCGCGCAGGCCCTGCGGCGAGCACTTCGCGAGGTCGCCGGTGAGCGTGTCCAGGGCCGCGGTCAGGTCCTGCGCAGACTCGGTGACCATGCCGATGCGGGCCGCTTCGGCAGCGTCGAACTTCTCGCCGGTGAGGAACACCCGCGAGGCCGCCCGCGGGTCGATCCGCGGAAGGACGGTCAGTGAGATGACCGAAGCGGCCAGGCCGAGGCGCGACTCGGTCAGGGCGAAGGTCGCGGACGGTCCGGCGAGCACGATGTCGCAGGCGGCGACCAGGCCCATGCCGCCGGCGCGCACGTGCCCGTCGACGACTCCGACGACCGGCTTGGGCAGCGTGACGATGAGCCGGAGCAGGTCGACGAGCTCGTCCGCGCGAGCGCGGGCCGGGTCGTCCTCGGGGGCCGCGGACGCCTCGGACAGGTCCGCGCCCGCGCAGAAGGTGCCGCCGGTGTGGGTGAGCACGACCGCGCGCACGGCCCCGTCGGCCGCCGCGGCCTCGAGCGCTTCGCGCAGCTGCCCCACGAGCAGGCCGGACAGCGCGTTGCGGTTGTGCGGAGAGTCCAGCGCCACCGTCGTGACACTGCCCGTTGTGGTCACGCTCACGCGTCGCTGCGTCTCCTGGGTGCTCATGCCTCGTCCTGCCCTTCGCTGTCGTCCTCGACCACGGCCAGCGTGGCGCCCTGCTCGACCTGCTGACCCGTCGAGACCGAGATCTCGACGACCGTGCCGGAGGCCGGGGCAGCCACCTCGTGCTCCATCTTCATCGCCTCAAGGTAGAGCAGCGGCTGGCCCACCGTCACCTCGTCGCCGACCTCCACGGCGATGCCGATGATCGATCCCGGCATCGGCGCGACGAGCGTGCCGGCCGGCTTCTGCGCGGCCGGGTCGACGAAGCGCGGCAGCACCCGCAGCGTCAGGGAGCCCATGGGTGAGTCGACCGCGACCTGCGTGCCGGACCCGTCGGCGTCGTCGATCGTGGCGACGTCGAAGCGCCGGCGCACCCCGTCGAGGTCGATGACGACGGACCCTGCGGTGGCCTCGACGAGTTCGATGCTCGTCACGTCCGCCGGGAGTGTCTCCACCTCGAGCCCCTCGTGGCCGATGCGGTACCCGACGTGGATCTCCCGGTCGCCGTGACCGAAGCCGCGGCGTTGGAAGATGCTCGGCACATTGCGGAACCCACCACTGACGGTCCCGAGCACCGTGCGCTCGGTACGCTGCCGTGCGCCGTCGGCGATCGAGGCCACGAGCGCGGCCAGGTCGGGGGCGAGAGCAGCGTCAGCGGTCAGCGAGGTGGGGTCGTGCCGGTCGTAGAAGCTCGTGTCCGCGGTACCGGCAAGCATCTCCGGGTGGAGCAGACTCGCCACGAGCAGGTCCCGATTGGTCGCCAGACCGTGCACCCGGCCGCGTCGCAGCGCGGAGGCGAGCTCACGAGCTGCCTCGGCGCGGGTCGGGGCGAAGGAGATCACCTTGGCGATCATGGCGTCGTAGTGGGTGCCGATGACCGAGCCGACCTCGACGCCGGAATCCAGGCGCAGACCGTGGTGCGCCGGGATCGCGAAGTGCGAGGTCACCCCCGGCAGGTCGAGCGCGGCGACGGTCCCCGTCTGCGGGCGCCAGTCGTCGCCCGGATCCTCGGCGTAGAGCCGGGCCTCCATCGACCACCCCCGGGGGCTCGGCTCGTCCCCGATGAGCTGCCGGCCCTCGGCGACCTCGATCTGCAGACCGACCAGGTCGGTGCCGGTGACGCACTCGGTGACCGGGTGCTCCACCTGCAGTCGGGTGTTCATCTCGAGGAAGAAGAAGGACCCGTCCGGCATGGCGAGGAACTCGACGGTGCCGGCTCCGCGGTAGCCGACGGCAGCAGCAGCGTTGCGTCCGGCGTCGAGCAGCGCGGTGCGCATCTGCTCACCGACCCGGTCGACGAGCGGCGAGGGCGCCTCTTCGATGACCTTCTGGTGGCGTCGCTGCAGAGAGCACTCGCGCTCACCGAGGGCCCACACGGTGCCGTGGGCATCCGCCATGATCTGGACCTCGACGTGGTGACCGGACTCGAGGTATCGCTCGACGAAGACGGTCGGGTCGCCGAAGGCGGACGCGGCCTCACGGGAGGCGGAGGCGACGGCGTCGTCGATCTCGGCCAGGCTGCGCACGATGCGCATCCCCCGGCCGCCGCCTCCCGAGGAGGCCTTGACGAGCACCGGGAGGTGCTCCTGCGCGACCTCGGCCGGGTCGAGGCGGTTGAGCACCGGGACGCCGGCATCGGCCATCCGCTGCTTGGACTCGACCTTGCTGCCCATGATCCGGATGGCCTGCGGGTCGGGTCCGATCCAGGTCAGGCCGGCCGAGAGGACCTGCTCGGCGAAGTCGGCGTTCTCGGACAGGAAGCCGTAGCCGGGGTGGATCGCGTCCGCCCCGGCCCGCTGGGCGGCCTCGATGATCAGGTCGCCGCGCAGGTAGGTCTCGCCCGGAGCGTTGCCGGGCAGGTGCACGGCGGCATCCGCGTCGGTGACGTGGGGACTGCCGGCGTCGGCGTCGGAGAAGACCGCCACGGTGGTGATGCCGCGCCGACGGCAGGCCGCGAAGACGCGTCGGGCGATCTCGCCGCGGTTGGCGACCAGGACTGTGGAGATCGCGCCGCTGGTGGTGGGGGTGGTGCCGGAAGGTTCAGGCTGAGTGGTCATCAATTCCTCACATCCGGAAGACGCCGAAGGACGAGGTGCCCTCGACCGGTGCGGTGTGGACGGCGGACAGGGCGATGCCGAGGACGTCACGGGTGTCCCGGGGGTCGATGATGCCGTCGTCGTAGACCAGACCGGACAGGACCATGGGCATGGCCTCGGCGGCGATCTGCGCCTCGACGGCGGTGTGCATCGCCTGGGCGCCCTCCTCGTCGAAGGGCTTGCCCTGCGCCAGGGCGGATGCGCGCGAGACGTTCGTGACGACATCGGCCAGCTGGGTGGCACCCATGACCGACGAGCGGGCCGAGGGCCAGGTGAAGACGAACCTGGGGTCGTAGGCCCGTCCGCACATCCCGTAGTGCCCGGCGCCGTAGGAGTTGCCCAGCAGCAGCGAGATGTGCGGCACGGTCGAGTTGGACACGGCGTTGATCATCATCGAGCCGTGCTTGATGATCCCGCCCTGCTCGTACTCCTTGCCGACCATGTACCCGGTGGTGTTGTGCAGGAAGAGCAGCGGGGTGTTCGAGCGGTTGGCCAGCTGGATGAACTGCGTCGCCTTCTGCGACTCCTCGCTGAAGAGCACGCCCCGGGCGTTGGCGAGGATGCCGACGGGGAAACCGTGCAGCTGGGCCCAGCCGGTGACGAGCGAGGAGCCGTAGAGCGGCTTGAACTCGTCGAAGTCGCTGTCGTCGACGATCCGGGCGATGACCTCACGGGGGTCGAAGGGGGACTTCAGGTCCGGCGGCACGATCGACAGCAGCTCCTGCGCCGGGTAGCGCGGCGGCCTGGGCGTACTCGTCGCCGGACCGGAGGCCTTGCGGTGGTTCAGTCGCGCGACGATGTTGCGTCCGATGCGGATGGCGTCCTGCTCGTCGAGCGCGTAGTGGTCGGCCAGCCCGGAGACGCGGGCATGCATGTCCGCACCGCCGAGGGACTCGTCGTCCGACTCCTCGCCGGTGGCCGCCTTGACCAGCGGCGGGCCGGCCAGGAAGACCTTGGACTGCTCCTGGATCATCACGACGTGGTCGCTCATGCCCGGCAGGTAGGCGCCACCGGCCGTCGAGTTGCCGAAGACGAGGGCGATGGTCGGGATGCCGGCCTGGGACAGGCGGGTGAGGTTGCGGAAGGTCGCCCCGCCGGGGATGAAGATCTCCTTCTGGGTCGGCAGGTCCGCGCCGCCGGACTCCACGAGGGAGATCACCGGCAGCCGGTTGGCCAGCGCGACCTCGTGCATCCGCAGGGTCTTCTTCAGTGACGGCGGATTGCTCGTCCCTCCCTTGACGGTGGGGTCGTTGGCCAGCAGGAGGCACTCGACGCCGCTGACGAGGCCGATGCCGGCGACCACCGAACCGCCGACCGGGAAGTCCGACCCGTACCCGGCCAGCGGCGCCAGCTCCAGGAAGGGGGAGTCCAGGTCCAGGAGCAGCTCGATGCGCTCGCGGGCGGTCAGCTTGCCGCGCGCGTGGTGGCGGGCGGTGTACTTCTCCCCGCCGCCGGCCACGGCCCTGGCGACCTCCACCCCGATGTCGGCGAGGGAGGCCTGCATGGCCTCGGCCGCCTCCTGTGCCTGCGGGCTGGTGGGGTCGAGGGTGCTGCTGAGGATCGTCATGCCGTCAGTCCCATCCGTCGTGCGGCCATCTGGTTGAGGATCTCGACGGTGCCTCCGCCGATGCCGATGATGCGCATGTCGCGGTACTGCCGCTCGATCTCGCACTCGGCCATGTAGCCCATCCCGCCGAAGAGCTGGAGCGCCTCGTGGGCCACCCACTCGCCGGCTCGGGTGGCGGTGTTCTTCGCGAAGCACACGGCCGGGATGAGCGAGGTCAGGTCCTCGCCGGCCTCGTGGCGGTCGACCACGGCCCGGGTGTACGTGCGCGCGACGTCGATGCGTGAGGCCATCTCGACGAGGGTGTTCTGCACCGACTGCCGCGAGATGAGCGGCTCGCCGAAGGTCGTGCGCTCCCGGCACCATGCCGTGGCCAGGTCCATGCAGCGCTGGGCTTGCGAGTAGGCCTGTGCGGCCATGGCGATCCGCTCGGTGAGGAAGGCGCTGCCGATGAGCAGGAAGCCGGCGTTCTCCGGGCCGATGAGGTTGGTGGCCGGCACCCGCACGTCCGTGAAGGACAGCTCGGCGGTGTCCGAGCACCGCCAGCCCAATTTCTCCAGCCGGCGGCCGACCTCGAACCCGGGGGTGCCCTTCTCGATGACGACCAGCGACAGGCCGCGCCCACCGGGGTGCTCCCGGCCGCCGGTGCGTACCGCCGTCGTGACGAAGTCGGCGCGGACCCCGGAGGTGATGTACGTCTTGGCGCCGTTGACGACGTAGTCGTCGCCGTCGCGGCGCGCGGTGGTGCGCAACCCGTTCACGTCGGATCCGCCGTCCGGCTCGGTGATCGCCAGGGCGCCGATCTGCTCACCGGCCAGGGTCGGGGCCACCCAGCGGTCGATCTGCGCCGGGTCGCC
The DNA window shown above is from Janibacter sp. A1S7 and carries:
- a CDS encoding S9 family peptidase — its product is MTPDEQRHPTPPTPPVAPVREHVRSHHGDEVVDPYEWLRDGEDPDVLAHLEAENAYAEASTEHLAPLRRRLFDEIKERTLETDLSVPVASGQWWYYARTVEGQQYAIHCRAPLTDARAVPELDPSEPLPGEVVLLDGNALADGHEFFSLGGLEVSHDHSRLAYAVDVTGDERFDVRVVDIASGDLLDEAVTGAGYGLAFSREGDHLFHVGVDDAWRPHEVWRHEVGTAREDDVLVHREEDERFWMGLGTSRDDRWIVLALGSKTTSEMHLIDAADPTAPARCVAPRREGIEYDVEPAADHLLIVHNERQPEGDLAWAPLDATSRDQWQPLLQRAEDERFIGVDAFDDFAVLSLRAGGLPALRILPRGVRSAPFAASDYGSPVDVSFDDELHSVALGPVAEMGTDRIRVIHESWVSPRSVLDVVVATGERVVLKRQRVLGGIDPADYEQQRTWATAPDGTQVPVSLVMRRGTRADGTNPGLLYGYGSYEMSFDPYFSIARLSLLDRGVVYAVAHVRGGGELGRHWYDDGKMLAKKNTFTDFVAAAEHLHESGWVARDRLAAEGGSAGGLLVGAATNVAPDRFAAVLAAVPFVDTLTTILRPDLPLTVQEWEEWGDPLHDPEVYAYMRSYTPYENVAAVPYPAILATTSLHDTRVYFTEPAKWTARLRAVTDHDADRPILLRTEMSAGHGGRSGRYDAWEQTAWEWAWLLDRLGAVDPVD
- a CDS encoding enoyl-CoA hydratase family protein; this translates as MSTQETQRRVSVTTTGSVTTVALDSPHNRNALSGLLVGQLREALEAAAADGAVRAVVLTHTGGTFCAGADLSEASAAPEDDPARARADELVDLLRLIVTLPKPVVGVVDGHVRAGGMGLVAACDIVLAGPSATFALTESRLGLAASVISLTVLPRIDPRAASRVFLTGEKFDAAEAARIGMVTESAQDLTAALDTLTGDLAKCSPQGLRESKALVNHELLAHLDEHRDRVAAQSSRLFSSEEAKEGMTAFLQRRAPRWSA
- a CDS encoding enoyl-CoA hydratase-related protein; its protein translation is MDISDYGDITYEVEERIATIRLDRPQARNGYTLRMSDELEDALQRADRDEDVRVVILTGAGTDFCVGADLSGGGFDVSAGDETSGQDHWQEPAGRCSRTIHLMNTPVIAAIHGAAVGGGLTITLSCDFRLAATDSRFGLVFTRRGIYPEGASAWYLPRLVGMTRASDWMISGRIFDADEALASGLLTSVHAPHDVHRAARALAHDIRDTTAPVSVAVTRQMLARLAGEPSPFPAHEVDSQLIRDLPTNPDAIEGVRSFLDKRPPNFPGTVPHDLPSSLPWTDQPTRTST
- a CDS encoding acyl-CoA carboxylase subunit beta yields the protein MTILSSTLDPTSPQAQEAAEAMQASLADIGVEVARAVAGGGEKYTARHHARGKLTARERIELLLDLDSPFLELAPLAGYGSDFPVGGSVVAGIGLVSGVECLLLANDPTVKGGTSNPPSLKKTLRMHEVALANRLPVISLVESGGADLPTQKEIFIPGGATFRNLTRLSQAGIPTIALVFGNSTAGGAYLPGMSDHVVMIQEQSKVFLAGPPLVKAATGEESDDESLGGADMHARVSGLADHYALDEQDAIRIGRNIVARLNHRKASGPATSTPRPPRYPAQELLSIVPPDLKSPFDPREVIARIVDDSDFDEFKPLYGSSLVTGWAQLHGFPVGILANARGVLFSEESQKATQFIQLANRSNTPLLFLHNTTGYMVGKEYEQGGIIKHGSMMINAVSNSTVPHISLLLGNSYGAGHYGMCGRAYDPRFVFTWPSARSSVMGATQLADVVTNVSRASALAQGKPFDEEGAQAMHTAVEAQIAAEAMPMVLSGLVYDDGIIDPRDTRDVLGIALSAVHTAPVEGTSSFGVFRM
- a CDS encoding TetR/AcrR family transcriptional regulator → MSLEPKQDRSRATRQRLLESTVHCVATRGWSAATVSVIAADAGISRGALQHHFPTREELVVAALEHMFDERRLMVEAMTPPQLTGAERVHAVVATLVELYMGDLFRAALQAWVAAASDPHMLQIIQPLERRFARSVHAAAVEHLGVDDHDPHARTLIQTTLDLARGLALADLLSDDSKRRRRIVRTWSQMLAAELDPGDREMSEHGHQ
- a CDS encoding acyl-CoA dehydrogenase family protein yields the protein MSHADWYTDEISALRETTGQFVEREVLPHQDDWERAGELPRSLHAAAARQGLLGASFPEHAGGEGGGQRAGVTVTEAFHEAGGAGGAYASLFTAGIACPHIVTAGDPAQIDRWVAPTLAGEQIGALAITEPDGGSDVNGLRTTARRDGDDYVVNGAKTYITSGVRADFVTTAVRTGGREHPGGRGLSLVVIEKGTPGFEVGRRLEKLGWRCSDTAELSFTDVRVPATNLIGPENAGFLLIGSAFLTERIAMAAQAYSQAQRCMDLATAWCRERTTFGEPLISRQSVQNTLVEMASRIDVARTYTRAVVDRHEAGEDLTSLIPAVCFAKNTATRAGEWVAHEALQLFGGMGYMAECEIERQYRDMRIIGIGGGTVEILNQMAARRMGLTA
- a CDS encoding biotin carboxylase N-terminal domain-containing protein; translation: MTTQPEPSGTTPTTSGAISTVLVANRGEIARRVFAACRRRGITTVAVFSDADAGSPHVTDADAAVHLPGNAPGETYLRGDLIIEAAQRAGADAIHPGYGFLSENADFAEQVLSAGLTWIGPDPQAIRIMGSKVESKQRMADAGVPVLNRLDPAEVAQEHLPVLVKASSGGGGRGMRIVRSLAEIDDAVASASREAASAFGDPTVFVERYLESGHHVEVQIMADAHGTVWALGERECSLQRRHQKVIEEAPSPLVDRVGEQMRTALLDAGRNAAAAVGYRGAGTVEFLAMPDGSFFFLEMNTRLQVEHPVTECVTGTDLVGLQIEVAEGRQLIGDEPSPRGWSMEARLYAEDPGDDWRPQTGTVAALDLPGVTSHFAIPAHHGLRLDSGVEVGSVIGTHYDAMIAKVISFAPTRAEAARELASALRRGRVHGLATNRDLLVASLLHPEMLAGTADTSFYDRHDPTSLTADAALAPDLAALVASIADGARQRTERTVLGTVSGGFRNVPSIFQRRGFGHGDREIHVGYRIGHEGLEVETLPADVTSIELVEATAGSVVIDLDGVRRRFDVATIDDADGSGTQVAVDSPMGSLTLRVLPRFVDPAAQKPAGTLVAPMPGSIIGIAVEVGDEVTVGQPLLYLEAMKMEHEVAAPASGTVVEISVSTGQQVEQGATLAVVEDDSEGQDEA